The proteins below come from a single Zea mays cultivar B73 chromosome 8, Zm-B73-REFERENCE-NAM-5.0, whole genome shotgun sequence genomic window:
- the LOC100192708 gene encoding nifU-like protein 4, mitochondrial isoform X1 has protein sequence MARRRLLALASRLYGRPQATQPWRRPPPRFLSSAASGTLDHLKSPPFARPAARNPASYPWDRFGGGQKRTMFIQTQSTPNPQSLMFYPGKPVMEIGSSDFPNARTAMTSPLAKSLFAIDGVTRVFFGSDFVTVTKSEETSWDCLKPEVFAAIMDFYSSGQPLFLDSNAAASMDTAIHEDDSEIVAMIKELLETRIRPAVQDDGGDIEYRGFDPETGTVKLKMQGACSGCPSSSVTLKSGIENMLMHYVPEFVMLLLKQVKGVEQEFDGDEEAEVAG, from the exons ATGGCGAGGAGAAGGCTTCTCGCGCTCGCCTCCCGGCTCTACGGGAGGCCTCAGGCGACGCAGCCGTGGCGGCGACCCCCGCCCCGGTTTCTCTCCTCAGCTGCGTCCGGCACCCTCGATCACCTGAAGTCGCCGCCTTTCGCGCGTCCGGCTGCCCGGAACCCCGCCTCCTATCCATGGGATCGATTCGGAG GAGGGCAGAAGAGGACCATGTTCATCCAGACACAGTCGACCCCGAACCCGCAGTCACTCATGTTCTATCCTGGAAAGCCAGTTATGGAGATTGGGAGCTCTGATTTCCCTAATGCTCGGACTGCGATGACATCCCCTTTGGCTAAGTCGCTTTTTGCTATTGATG GAGTAACCAGGGTATTCTTTGGATCTGATTTTGTAACTGTTACAAAATCAGAAGAAACTTCCTGGGATTGCCTCAAACCTGAGGTTTTTGCTGCAATAATGGACTTCTACTCATCTGGGCAACCACTTTTTCTGGACTCAAATGCTGCAGCTTCTATGGACACAGCAATTCACGAG GATGATTCTGAAATAGTTGCCATGATAAAAGAATTATTGGAGACTCGTATTCGACCAGCTGTTCAAGATGACGGCGGTGACATTGAATACCGAGGATTCGACCC AGAAACAGGAACAGTTAAGCTTAAAATGCAAGGTGCCTGCAGCGGCTGTCCAAGTTCGTCAGTCACATTGAAGTCTGGGATAGAAAACATGCTTATGCACTATGTGCCTGAG TTTGTCATGCTACTTTTGAAACAGGTGAAAGGAGTAGAACAGGAGTTCGATGGTGATGAGGAAGCTGAAGTGGCTGGATAG
- the LOC100192708 gene encoding NifU-like protein 4, mitochondrial (The RefSeq protein has 1 substitution compared to this genomic sequence): MARRRLLALASRLYGRPQATQPWRRPPPRFLSSAASGTLDHLKSPPFARPAARNPASYPWDRFGGGQKRTMFIQTQSTPNPQSLMFYPGKPVMEIGSSDFPNARTAMTSPLAKSPFAIDGVTRVFFGSDFVTVTKSEETSWDCLKPEVFAAIMDFYSSGQPLFLDSNAAASMDTAIHEDDSEIVAMIKELLETRIRPAVQDDGGDIEYRGFDPETGTVKLKMQGACSGCPSSSVTLKSGIENMLMHYVPEVKGVEQEFDGDEEAEVAG, translated from the exons ATGGCGAGGAGAAGGCTTCTCGCGCTCGCCTCCCGGCTCTACGGGAGGCCTCAGGCGACGCAGCCGTGGCGGCGACCCCCGCCCCGGTTTCTCTCCTCAGCTGCGTCCGGCACCCTCGATCACCTGAAGTCGCCGCCTTTCGCGCGTCCGGCTGCCCGGAACCCCGCCTCCTATCCATGGGATCGATTCGGAG GAGGGCAGAAGAGGACCATGTTCATCCAGACACAGTCGACCCCGAACCCGCAGTCACTCATGTTCTATCCTGGAAAGCCAGTTATGGAGATTGGGAGCTCTGATTTCCCTAATGCTCGGACTGCGATGACATCCCCTTTGGCTAAGTCGCTTTTTGCTATTGATG GAGTAACCAGGGTATTCTTTGGATCTGATTTTGTAACTGTTACAAAATCAGAAGAAACTTCCTGGGATTGCCTCAAACCTGAGGTTTTTGCTGCAATAATGGACTTCTACTCATCTGGGCAACCACTTTTTCTGGACTCAAATGCTGCAGCTTCTATGGACACAGCAATTCACGAG GATGATTCTGAAATAGTTGCCATGATAAAAGAATTATTGGAGACTCGTATTCGACCAGCTGTTCAAGATGACGGCGGTGACATTGAATACCGAGGATTCGACCC AGAAACAGGAACAGTTAAGCTTAAAATGCAAGGTGCCTGCAGCGGCTGTCCAAGTTCGTCAGTCACATTGAAGTCTGGGATAGAAAACATGCTTATGCACTATGTGCCTGAG GTGAAAGGAGTAGAACAGGAGTTCGATGGTGATGAGGAAGCTGAAGTGGCTGGATAG